The sequence below is a genomic window from Leisingera sp. M658.
TGGCGTTGGGCGCCGATGTGCGCTGGGCGTCGTGCAACATCTTCTCGACCCAGGACCACGCTGCCGCGGCGATTGCCGAAGCAGGCATTCCGGTCTTTGCGATCAAGGGCCAGTCGCTGGAAGAGCATTGGGATTATTTGGATAAATCCTTCATGTTCGAGGAAGGCCCCAACCTGATCCTCGACGATGGCGGCGATGCCACCCTTTATGTTCTGCTGGGCGCGCGTGCCGAGGCGGGCGAGGATATCATTCCCGTGCCGCAGTCCGAAGAAGAAGCGGTCATCAAGGTGCAGATCCAGAAGCGCATGGAAGCATCCCCGGGCTGGTTCACCAAGACCCGCGATGCGATCCTGGGCGTGTCCGAGGAAACCACTACCGGCGTGCACCGCCTCTATGATCTGCAGAAGAACGGGCAGCTGCCGTTCCCGGCGATCAACGTGAATGACTCGGTCACCAAGTCGAAGTTCGACAACAAATACGGCTGTAAGGAATCGCTGGTCGACGGCATCCGCCGGGCCACCGATACCATGATGGCCGGGAAGGTCGCTGTGGTCTGCGGTTACGGTGACGTGGGCAAGGGCTCTGCCGCCTCCCTGCGCGGTGCAGGCGCCCGGGTGAAAGTCACCGAGGCCGACCCGATCTGCGCCCTGCAGGCTGCGATGGACGGTTTTGAAGTGGTGCTGCTGGAAGAGGAAGTCGGTTCCGCGGATATCTTCATCACCACCACCGGCAATAAGGACGTGATCCGCATCGAGCACATGCGCGAGATGAAGGACATGGCGATTGTCGGCAACATCGGCCATTTCGACAACGAGATCCAGGTCGCCGCGCTGAAAAACCACAAGTGGACCAACATCAAAGAACAGGTGGACATGATCGAGATGCCTTCGGGCAACCGCATGATCCTGCTGTCCGAAGGCCGCCTGCTGAACCTTGGCAACGCCACTGGCCATCCGAGTTTCGTGATGTCGGCGTCCTTCACCAACCAGGTGCTGGCCCAGATGGAGCTGTGGACCCGCGGCGACCACTATGAAAACGACGTCTATATCCTGCCCAAGCATCTGGACGAGAAAGTCGCCCGCCTG
It includes:
- the ahcY gene encoding adenosylhomocysteinase; this encodes MAGDYIVKDIALAGFGRKELDIAETEMPGLMSLRAEYGESKPLKGARIVGSLHMTIQTAVLIETLVALGADVRWASCNIFSTQDHAAAAIAEAGIPVFAIKGQSLEEHWDYLDKSFMFEEGPNLILDDGGDATLYVLLGARAEAGEDIIPVPQSEEEAVIKVQIQKRMEASPGWFTKTRDAILGVSEETTTGVHRLYDLQKNGQLPFPAINVNDSVTKSKFDNKYGCKESLVDGIRRATDTMMAGKVAVVCGYGDVGKGSAASLRGAGARVKVTEADPICALQAAMDGFEVVLLEEEVGSADIFITTTGNKDVIRIEHMREMKDMAIVGNIGHFDNEIQVAALKNHKWTNIKEQVDMIEMPSGNRMILLSEGRLLNLGNATGHPSFVMSASFTNQVLAQMELWTRGDHYENDVYILPKHLDEKVARLHLGRIGVKLTQLSAEQAAYIGVKPEGPFKPEHYRY